The Triticum aestivum cultivar Chinese Spring chromosome 7B, IWGSC CS RefSeq v2.1, whole genome shotgun sequence genome window below encodes:
- the LOC123158757 gene encoding callose synthase 3-like, whose protein sequence is VVILVMLLVMNAVLVGRRFSMEFRLVFWLINGLIFVTFISILVTLRAITHTTALDIFVCILAFMPIGWALLLIAQAIKHVIEMVGLWGLVKAWGYEILMGVLLFTPITFLARFRFVFECTQNKE, encoded by the exons GTTGTGATTCTGGTCATGCTGCTTGTTATGAAT GCAGTGTTAGTTGGTAGGAGGTTTAGCATGGAGTTCCGGCTTGTCTTCTGGCTGATCAATGGGCTGATATTCGTAACGTTCATCTCCATCCTCGTAACCTTAAGAGCAATCACCCACACGACAGCTCTCGATATCTTCGTCTGCATCCTTGCTTTCATGCCGATTGGATGGGCCCTGCTTCTG ATTGCCCAAGCAATCAAGCATGTCATCGAGATGGTTGGGCTATGGGGATTGGTAAAGGCCTGGGGCTATGAGATCCTCATGGGGGTCCTCTTGTTCACGCCCATCACGTTCCTGGCAAGGTTCCGATTCGTGTTCGAGTGCACCCAGAACAAGGAGTAG